A genomic region of Vigna radiata var. radiata cultivar VC1973A unplaced genomic scaffold, Vradiata_ver6 scaffold_160, whole genome shotgun sequence contains the following coding sequences:
- the LOC106779710 gene encoding meiosis regulator and mRNA stability factor 1-like, whose product MRPLSQTKQLLAVTVQRQQLWHESRDVKVSVWWDFENCQVPAGIDVSNVAPAITKAVRASGIKGPLRINAFGDILLLSKSNRQALSHTGIHFIHVRGGRKNSADRFILMNLRDWISQNPPPAHLFLISADGDFAGMLHRLRMHNYNILLASTRNAPEVLCSAATIIWQWSSLVKGEHFSGKHLSHPPYGLFGSWYGNYNVIPDKPFSDVEKSASSQKIDIYKPSLDLQTVPKEVITHVCHIFRSNPNGILIGDLHRRLKERKVDFGKKFYGYGSFTRFLISTMHVKLEPLGFGKFRVCLIPSKSPKPFEGKDVESVSSCIKMDEKGSVSTPKLNGEDRNKVREANWRPLTASSLERSMGDDSKSSSLLSVESPDTLQKFSVRNGNVVDMTTEQLSEIQPQHRDNQLSKTKPDSLKLSSSSKTLSGCDTVGSEDAIFRIQEKYTTSRNHSAGNNQTAKYEIVSAIYESANVRAMNKYENSTRKEGGEVCHSPYSTEVDHSLLDKITSGSDKTNSNAPTFFVWIRNWWKFWKGNAESSVSADSNPSELVEQTVQVVSDFKEPKLSELDQPELFSSGSFWDDIETFVFTLKGSFIVSQSKNREDMAYKLLKDGPPVLRSLTEEDTLQLVELLISEKKWLEEIPSQIFPFRVIKLVQENSLTGQSQGANGLRSLFLSRSSQSKLQKSSEHKSIPKFGVSATETKYKEMSIKDIL is encoded by the exons ATGAGACCTCTTAGCCAAACGAAGCAGTTGTTGGCGGTTACGGTTCAGAGGCAGCAGTTGTGGCACGAGTCTCGAGATGTGAAGGTCTCAGTGTGGTGGGATTTCGAGAACTGCCAGGTGCCGGCGGGGATTGACGTTTCGAATGTGGCGCCGGCGATCACGAAGGCTGTGAGAGCGAGTGGTATTAAGGGCCCTCTCCGAATCAACGCTTTCGGTGATATTCTGCTGCTGTCAAAATCCAACCGGCAAGCACTTTCTCACACCGGCATTCATTTTATCCACGTTCGAG GTGGAAGAAAGAACAGTGCCGATAGATTTATTCTCATGAATCTTAGGGACTGGATTTCTCAAAATCCTCCTCCTGCCCATCTCTTTTTGATATCTGCTGATGGAGACTTTGCTGGAATGTTACACAGGTTAAGAATgcataattacaatatattacTTGCTAGCACAAGGAATGCTCCTGAGGTCCTCTGCAGTGCAGCAACAATAATATGGCAATGGTCTTCGTTAGTAAAGGGGGAACATTTTTCTGGAAAACATTTAAGCCATCCTCCTTATGGTTTGTTTGGTTCTTGGTATGGAAATTACAATGTGATTCCTGACAAACCATTCTCAGATGTTGAGAAGTCTGCATCTTCACaaaaaatagacatatacaaACCTTCCTTAGATTTGCAAACTGTTCCAAAAGAAGTTATAACGCATGTTTGCCATATATTTAGATCAAATCCAAACGGAATCTTAATTGGAGATCTTCATAGACGGTTGAAGGAACGCAAAGTGGATTTTGGTAAAAAGTTTTATGGATATGGATCATTTACTCGCTTTCTAATATCAACAATGCATGTAAAGCTTGAGCCTTTAGGCTTTGGTAAATTTCGTGTATGTCTGATCCCCTCAAAATCCCCCAAACCTTTTGAGGGCAAAGATGTGGAATCGGTATCATCTTGTATAAAGATGGATGAGAAGGGATCTGTATCAACTCCAAAGCTAAATGGTGAGGATAGAAACAAGGTTAGAGAAGCAAATTGGAGACCCTTAACTGCCTCATCCCTTGAAAGGAGTATGGGTGATgattcaaaatcatcatcacTTTTATCGGTTGAAAGCCCAGATACGTTACAGAAATTTTCAGTGCGTAATGGGAATGTTGTTGATATGACTACTGAACAACTGTCAGAGATTCAACCACAACACAGGGACAATCAACTTTCCAAAACTAAGCCGGATTCCTTAAAATTGAGTTCAAGTTCTAAAACATTATCTGGTTGTGACACTGTTGGCTCTGAGGATGCAATTTTTAGAATTCAAGAAAAATACACGACTTCAAGGAATCACTCTGCTGGAAATAATCAGACAGCAAAATATGAGATTGTTTCTGCAATCTATGAATCTGCTAATGTTAGAGCAATGAACAAATACGAGAATTCAACTAGAAAAGAGGGTGGTGAAGTTTGTCACAGCCCATATTCTACAGAAGTTGATCACTCTCTGCTTGACAAAATAACTAGTGGAAGTGATAAAACTAATAGCAATGCTCCAACATTCTTTGTCTGGATTAGAAACTGGTGGAAATTTTGGAAAGGGAATGCAGAATCGAGTGTTTCAGCTGATTCTAACCCATCTGAACTCGTAGAGCAAACTGTTCAGGTTGTGAGTGATTTTAAAGAACCCAAGTTATCAGAGCTGGACCAACCTGAGTTGTTTTCTAGCGGTTCCTTTTGGGATGACATAGAAACTTTTGTTTTCACGCTCAAAGGATCATTTATTGTTTCCCAGTCGAAAAACAG GGAGGATATGGCGTATAAATTGCTAAAGGATGGACCCCCAGTTTTAAGATCTCTCACTGAAGAAGATACTCTTCAATTGGTGGAGTTGTTAATATCAGAGAAAAAGTGGTTGGAGGAAATCCCTTCTCAAATATTTCCTTTCAGAGTAATTAAACTAGTTCAAGAGAACTCATTGACGGGCCAATCTCAAGGTGCAAATGGTTTGAGATCCCTCTTTCTGAGCAGATCGTCACAATCCAAGTTGCAAAAATCATCTGAACATAAGAGTATTCCTAAATTCGGAGTTTCTGCAACTGAGACAAAATATAAGGAGATGTCTATAAAGGATATATTATAA